TTCAGGTAGGCCTACCAATGATCTTTAAATAATGTCTTTTCTAGTCTCAATTTTGATCTTAGGAACTGGCGGTAACATGTATCGAGCTCTAAAAGAAAAGTCTAGATATTGAAAAGTGTTTGTAACTGGTAAATTTAATTGAGACTACTGACTTTGTTTTTGACTTTCAGAAGTAGGGTGCTGGGTCTTCTAGTAAAATAGGAGTGTTTTCTCCATGCTATAtgtgtttgtttatttgttttttggtGTATGATGAAGGCAAAAATCACAGATAGAGCGTTGGAGCTTCTTGCTTTGCCTGATGATGGAGTGCCCAGGTTGCTTCTTGATATTGGTAATTGTCTTTCTCCATGCATACGACTAGTCTTCTAAAGTTGAAATCGAAAGCTTCAAGTGCCTATCTCTTATGGGTTTCTGAAATAGTAAATCATGGATAATGAGATGGGCATGAATAGTGCGACAAACTATTTCACTTTCTTGCTGTTTTTGTATTTCTGTATGAAACTTTAGTTAAAAGAGGATGGATGACTTTGATTTGTTTAAGCAAtggataattaatattttgtttttctcatgTGTTCTAGACGATGAATTTGAGCATAaatcttctatttttatttccttgtTTATACACATCTTTTTAGTCTAATGGAATTCAATGTGAATGATGCATTCAAGTCAACTTGATGTGGCGATAGACTACAATGTGTTGTCATGCTTGATTAAAGATAATTGGAAAATACCATGCTTTTCAGTTTGCTTTCAGATTTCATGCCTCCATATTTGTTCATAGTTTCGAGTTCTTGTATGCCTTTGAAAAGATTATTCTGAACACATATGTTCTTCGATTACTTCAGGCTGTGGATCAGGTCTTAGTGGGGAAACATTGACTGAACATGGACACCAATGGATTGGTTTGGATATCTCTCAATCAATGCTTAGTACGTGAATGATTGACATTAATCTGAATATGCGGTCACAAATATATTGGTTACTTCTAGGAACTTCCTTCTTTTGCCTTCTTAAGAATgctcttttttaaaataattcagaTGTTGCATTGGAGCGGGAGACTGACGGTGACCTTTTACTTGGTGACATGGGTCAGGTACTTCATTTGTGGGAATGTAATCTAACTAGTTTTCATGTGCTCTCCTTTTTTCTGTTTAGAAGACATCCTAGTTTATTATTAGTGGACaaatttagttaaaagaatatagCTCTTCTCTAGTGGCATTCAAAATCTCATTACAATATGAGACgaaggtttattttattttaataagatTCCTGCATCACATGTTCTTTCGTTCTGATGCAGGGCTTAGGAATACGTCCGGGAGTTATTGATGGGGCTATTAGCATCTCTGCCGTTCAGGTTTACTactttgcttttgttttgtgGGTATTGAGATGAATTGAGAGATCATTTTCATCCTACATTTGTTGTGGGTTTAAGTTTAAGCTTTAtccaaatgttttaaattgtAATGTTAGCAAGATCTTGCCTCACTCTTTCTGGTTcttactttcattttttgcTTGACCAATTTATTAGCATTGGGAGTTTTAAGTGCAGTTCTTAAACTATTAACTAGGTATTTATTAAggtaatttgattatttaacGAGCATGTCTCACTTCGTTATActgttaaaagttttttttctaAGAATTGCTTCTCGAGCAGTCTTAAGGCTTCTGCAGAGGTTCTCCCTGATTTATCTTACTAATTGACCttctactttttatttatttattttatttgttataattttacaGTGGTTATGCAACGCTGACAAGTCCTCTCATAATCCGCGACTAAGATTAAAGTACGTCTTACAAATTTCTCCCCGTCTTTTAAGAATAACATGCATGCCTGCTTGAAATATCGACAGATGAATTTGATTCACAAATGAAACACCCATTTACtgatcttgttctttctttatatttcttatcttattaaattatttttctttctgctCAAATCATTCTAGGGCGTTCTTTGAATCACTATACAAATGCTTAGCAAGGGGCGCACGAGCAGTGTTGCAAGTTTATCCTGAAAACGTGCACCAACGTGAATTGATTCTAGGTTTTGCTATGCGCTCAGGATTTGCTGGTGGTGTAGTCGTTGATTACCCACACAGGTATATgctacatttaaaaaaaaaaaataaacattcaaATCTTTTCTACATTTCCTTTTGCTGATCTCAAGTTTTCTTCCTTTGATTTTATGACCCATAATGAAATTGCATGAATGCTGTTTATGctatttttattctcaaaGCAAAAACATTGATAAATGAAGCAAAAAGCAAATCAAACAAAGTGGAATCTCAGATGATGTTGCATTTGCTTGATCGAGTTGAATATTGCTATATATATTCGTTAGTTTATCAGTAATCTTATGGGAGTCTGGATGGATCGCTAACTCTCAAGCATGATATCAATACACAGTGCAAGGAGTAGAAAAGAGTACCTGGTGCTTACTTGCGGTCCGCCATCCATTAATTCGACTGTTCCGAAGGGAAAAGATGGAGATTACGAGAGCTGTTCCGATGATGGCAGTGgcgaagatgaagaaaatcaaaccgTATGCTTTCATGCTGCCTATTTGCACTTTCTTTACTGAATCATTGCTTAGGTTATTGCCATAATAGTTAAATCTTTGAAGGCATTTGTTCTTATAAATTCATTCTTGGGATGGTAGGTTCGTATGGCAGCACCGAGGAAAAGGCAGAAAATCACAAAGAGAGGCAAAGGAAGAGAATGGGTACTGAAGAAGAAGGAACAGATGAGAAGAAAAGGGAATGCTGTGCCGCCCGATTCCAAATACACGGCTCGTAAACGCAAGGCCCGTTTTTGAATgttcatacattcatcatttttgttcttgtgagaaattatttaaaatattatatatggagattattattattattattttttatggagctttgattgaattttgacattttctaccatatatatatatatatattgtgtaTATGGTGAATGCATTGAAGGCAGAATGAGAGTTTTAGGATCTACCATGTATTAGTTTTACAGCAAAATGTATTTGGTTTATGTGGAATTAAGTGCATTTATTTGATCTACTTTATAATTGAGTATAGCAATGACATATATACATTATTCACACActacaatttatttatctaattaatatttacataACCAACCTTCTTAATAAGTAtatacaataattatttttgttcaagaCTAAGTCTATCATTGACCTATGTAGGTTACCCTGGTAcatgaaaattgaattttgtagAATCGAAACAAGGGTATACCATACGGAGACCAACTAAAAGAGGGTATCTAAGACACATCATCGATAAATTGATATTCGTCAAAGTGCTCCTTATACACGAATTCAAACaacaattcaaatttttgatATCTTTCTTTGATGTTCGTTGCTTTTTCAATCTCGACATAACTAGGTTTATGATTGATGTACGCATAATATGCATCTTTGATACACTTCAATtcataaaatagaatttcatgTGCAAACAATAACTAAACTTGTTTGTCCATATTTGATCACTACAATCAAGAAAACATAGTTAAAGACTAATTTATTGGAAGGAGGGAATGCATATAAGAAAAAGTAGATAAGGACTCTCGTTTAGttcttcaaaaattcaactaaCCTCCCAACCTAATCCAACTCTTATTCTAGTTGAGATAACTCTTATTCTAGTTGAGATactgaagtttttttttaacacttttaaattaaagggTGTTCCAAAATCATTTTACACACCGTAAAGatcaaaatgattaaattaatagcacgtttccaaaattttaagatttatgaAACTGTGTTTTTGAGTAAAATAATTGGGAactatttccaaattttaaagttacgtgaaaatgactaaaataacCTGACACTACTTTCACTCTCCATTGCTAGCAAGTAATTGCCAATGTCTTAACGATTGAGTATCGCTCAAATAatcttaatattataaatacaaataaataaattttatggagctaaaaagtatatttggcggtaaaatacaaattaaagtTCACGTGACACACGTGGTACCTACCAATCAACCCCCAGTCCCCATCTTATCCGATCTCCCaatgaaggaaaaataaaaaccaccGCGACCTCCTTCTAgacttcttccattttctacCTCTTTCTTCCACCCGTCTCCATCTCAGACCTCACCTCACTTCTGGAACACCCATggttggaggaggaggaggaggaggaggaggaggattcTTTCTTCCATGTTTCGGATCTCGGATGCCCGAATCCGAACCCGAACCCGATCGCGACCCGGTTCTGCTCGTCTCCGGCATTGGCGGCTCCATCATTCAcgccaagaacaagaaattcTTCGGCTTACAGACCCGCGTATGGGTACGGATCTTCTTGTCTGACCTGGTGTTCCGTGAGAACCTCATTTCCATCTACAATCCCGACACAGGTCCTTACTCGTTCTTTCCAATTGTCTCTCTATGTTTGTTTGTTACCTTTTATATTTCAGCGTTTTTGGTTGATTCGGCAGTGATGGAACTTCTTAGGTgggtttattttattccatcTGCACGTGTTTTAAGGTTCCTTTTAGGGTGGGGCAGATTTCAGACCAccttttcctcttccttttaCATTATGTTCCCCACTCCTTTTCTTAAAGCTgcttttaatcaaattttgtgttttcttttgctttcagAATCATATCTTGAATGTTTCTTAGAtcattatgatattttttgtgcataaaaaaaaggaaatagcTTATAGTTGTCTAaagaatttcttattttagcACCATTCTGTTTACCAACTCAAACTGGTGGTAGGAGAATGATGAACACTCAAGACTAAACTAAACTACTACAGTGTTCCCTTCTATTTATAGCAAACTCtaattgtttttgaaaattaggcTTGTTccttcttaatttatttactataatttttactacatttgtttattttgtcaactttattttttaaaatctagctttttttagattttaaaacttgGCTTGAATTTTGAAACCATTTTTAGAAATAGATAACAGAATATAAAAAACTAATGGGTGGGGATGGaacatttatgaatttaattttaaaagctaAAAACTAAATGTTTATCAAATTGGCCACTTTAGGTGATGTAGTTCCAtatttcttagtcattttatttgttttagggagattttttttttcttcactaaTCCTCGCTGATTCATTGCTTGATCAGTAGGAACAAAGTtttctcttttgtatttcagGTCGAagttaatgtttatttttaatataacaaGAAGATTAAAATACTATTAGTCTCTGTACTCTtaacttttgtttgttttaaccTTTGTACTTTCAAAACGACTATTTAGAACTATATACTTTAAGAAACTTTACTTGTTGAGGAAGGAATGAACTtgatttaagaaatatttgtgTAAATCATAGCCTTTTGTTAAAGAGATATTTACATAATCTCATTAAAGAACTAGTTGATCTTCCTACTTTATCTGTATTATTACACGAGATTTAATTAGCTTTTTGTATTATAAAAGGTACATGTACGAAAAGTCACCAGATAATTTAGACTAACAAgtgttagacaaacacgactctccacaatggtacgatattgtccattttgagcataagctctcatggctttgctacgactctccacaatggtacgatattgtccattttgagcataagctctcatggctttgctttgggctttcatcatccaacacctcccctcgaacaaagtacgcctctccttaatcgaggctcgactccttttcttttggagtcctttgttcgacatttgaggatttaccaatctattggtacgactaagtttagggcatgactctgataccatgttagacaaacacgactctccacaatggtatgatattgtccactttgagtataagctctcatggctttgctttgggcttccctaaaaggtctcataccaatggagatgtattcttttacttataaacccatgatcaatccctaaattagccaatgtgggactttcatcatccaacaacaacaatataGAAATGAGTAAAAGTCTGAAAGTACTaagaccaaaaagaaaaaaaaaatatgaaactactctatataataaaaaagaaagggttgATGCAAAAACAATTACCAAGAGGATCCAACTAGGCACGTAAATGAGAGCCAACCCTACTTTACACTTTTTATCTTGCATGCCAAAAATCTTCTTATCCTTCCAAATCTCTCAAGGGAAAACTAAAACCATGGTGGATTCCAACCTTCTAGCCTAGGACGAAGATCAGTTGTTCAAAAGGGAGGGATGAACTTTAGGTTGAAGGAGGACACTGAAGCTAAACTGAGAGACTTTCTTTTCAGTCCTGAAGGAGAACATCGTGAACGATTGCTATCATCAACATGATGTTTAGGCAATGAAGCCAGGCTATGACCTATCTAGTCGGCATTGATTGACACCCACCTCAAATCTTTGTCCATTTTTaggtttcttttttcctttttggataAAGGGCTCTTGAATCTGATGAGAGGCTTTTTATGTGAAAGCTGCAGGAAGGTGGCCTGACTTGGGTTAGTTATAATCTCTATTAGATTGTTTGATTTAAGAGTTGACAGTATTATTAAATGAACAACAGAATAGGAATCAAACAACTACAGATATGATCAAATTTGGAATCTACATCCATCATTTAAGTTTTCAGTTACATCTTTATTCAATATTCTGATGGGAATAAGAGTCCTTGAAAGGTGACATTACGAAATCATTTTGGAAAAGGAAGAATTAGGAAAACACAAGTTTTTACTTGGACCTCGACCCTATATCACAAAAGGATTAACATTGTCAACAAAGATTCAATCAAGATGTCCCAAGATTTTCCTTAAACCCAAATTGGATTAATTCTCTAAAGAGGCTAAAGAAGACTAAGCTCGTTTATTCTTCCATCGTGCACATAACAGGAAATGTAAGGCATCATTATTGTTAGAATTGGGCTGCATTTGGATTTATGATAAGTTGGTAAGAAACAATATGGATCAGTAGGTAGATGGATATAGAATTTTGGAGGAAAGGCAAAAGTCTTAGGGCCGAATGCAATTACTCTCATTTGGGGTATATGGTTGGAAAAAACAACAATGAAGTCTTTCATGGAATGAGTGTTGTTGGGTCGATGGTTCTAATCTCACTAAATATGTGTGCTATGTATCACACGACAATGGGTTAGCTATTGTGCAACACTTATTCTTATCCAATAAACAAGTTAGTTGTGTAAAAACTGTAATTCGAGGACAATTCGGATGTATAGTCGAGTCTCGAGCCGTGTTTTGAGagaaaatgttttagaaaatttgggCAAAGAAAATAGTTGAAAACAAGTTGAAACTAAGCATTGTGAAAGTCAATTGCATTGAAACATGTAGGCAAGGGCGATTGCAATACTTGATCCGGGGGAGGGGGGGGGGGGNNNNNNNNNNNNNNNNNNNNNNNNNNNNNNNNNNNNNNNNNNNNNNNNNNNNNNNNNNNNNNNNNNNNNNNNNNNNNNNNNNNNNNNNNNNNNNNNNNNNNNNNNNNNNNNNNNNNNNNNNggggggggggggggggggggggttgGTGACTACTTtgtccccctatagtacattttgaggggATTCATGTGTGGCTggagtagacatgattttgtcGAACGGTCATAAAACAGAAAATGCAGTAAGAAAgtaatacaacatgaaagcaagtaaaaagGTTTGACATGACATGGGCAAGCGGCCACAAGCAACATGCCCCGAACAAGCATGATTATGACATTCTCCCCTACCTAATTGGTTGATGTCCTCGTCAGCTGACTATGTTCAAATTCTGCAATGTGGATTGCAGTAGAGTCCAGGTCTTCAACGCATTCCCAGCTTGTTTCCTCAGTAGTGAGTTCCTTCCATTTGATGAGGAATTCTCAAACTCTTCGTACGGGTCTTCCAACTTTCCTAACATTGTCATCTAGGATCGTTTCAACTTTTTTTGTCATCTTTCTACTTTAGGTCTATTCTGGGTCTAGTGACGAAATTGCGACTGTCGTCATTTGGATCGGGGTGGTAAGGTTTTAGGTTAGgtgaattttcatccatgtgggTAATGCCACCCTATAAGACGTAGCCCTGATTTTCTTGAGAACTTCGACTGGACCTTTGTACTTTCTGACAAGTCGTTGGTTCTTTCTGCTGCGAAAACGGATTTGTGCTGAACTGAATTTGATGAGGACTTGGTCTTCTACTCAGAATTGGAGGGGGCGACCCTTTCTGTCCACCCACTTCTTCATgtgttttgaagttttttccAAGTAAGCTCGAgctatatctatatatgttgtttgcttccattctcttggGAAGCTTTGGGCTTGAGGATTCTTCCCGGTATATAGGTGGTCAATAAGATGGAACAAGGATGGTTGCCTTCCGCTCACAATTTCATAGGGGCTTATCCCAGTTGATCAACTAGTTTTGCAATTAAAGCAGAATTGGGCCACATCTAGTAGTTGCACCCAATTTTTTTGACGAGCGTTAATGAAGTGTAGCAAATATTCTTCTAGTAAACAGTTGAATCGCTCAGTCTATCTATTCGCCGGGGGGTGGTAACTCAAGGAGATGTTCA
The nucleotide sequence above comes from Cucurbita pepo subsp. pepo cultivar mu-cu-16 chromosome LG11, ASM280686v2, whole genome shotgun sequence. Encoded proteins:
- the LOC111804924 gene encoding 18S rRNA (guanine-N(7))-methyltransferase RID2 is translated as MTSRPELQAPPEIFYNDAEARKYTSSSRIIEIQAKITDRALELLALPDDGVPRLLLDIGCGSGLSGETLTEHGHQWIGLDISQSMLNVALERETDGDLLLGDMGQGLGIRPGVIDGAISISAVQWLCNADKSSHNPRLRLKAFFESLYKCLARGARAVLQVYPENVHQRELILGFAMRSGFAGGVVVDYPHSARSRKEYLVLTCGPPSINSTVPKGKDGDYESCSDDGSGEDEENQTVRMAAPRKRQKITKRGKGREWVLKKKEQMRRKGNAVPPDSKYTARKRKARF